In Fusarium oxysporum f. sp. lycopersici 4287 chromosome 12, whole genome shotgun sequence, one DNA window encodes the following:
- a CDS encoding hypothetical protein (At least one base has a quality score < 10) — protein MLFSLILSVLAAHTGLALGDTSVTVNTNKRLQVIDGFGVSEAYGHAKQFQNLGPGPQKEGLDLLFNTTTGAGLSIIRNKIGCDDSNSITSTNTDNPAKQPVFHFDGDDDGQVWFSKQAMSYGVETIYANAWSAPLYMKSAKSMGRLCGTPGVSCASGDWRHRYVQIIVEYLSYYKEAGIPVSHVGFLNEGDGSDFMLSSAEQAAVVIPLLHSALNSKGLGDIKMTCCDNIGWKSQMEYTAKLAELGVESYLSVITSHEYSSSPDQPMNTTLPTWMSEGAANDQAFATAWYVNGGSNEGFTWAVKIAQGIVNADLSAYIYWEGVETNNRGSLSHVIDTDGTKFTISSILWAIAHWSRHIRPGAHRLSTSGVVQDTIVGAFENVDGSVVLVLTNTGTTAQTVDLGVTGSTFSTAEAFTSDAEAQMVNTKVTVSDNRVKVTVPVHGVVTVKLTTAKSSNPVSTAISLQSVPTPASDEHSSVRQKPTSTTLSIVRAPTHAQATSVVESAKATKYPAPAVTPKSSKKSAAKKDSHRSHSTHVAAHRRCGHGSHRRGHCTK, from the coding sequence ATGCTCTTCTCACTTATTCTTTCTGTCCTTGCTGCTCATACCGGCCTGGCGCTCGGCGATACATCCGTTActgtcaacaccaacaagagACTCCAGGTCATTGATGGCTTTGGTGTCTCCGAGGCCTACGGCCATGCCAAGCAATTCCAAAATCTTGGCCCCGGACCACAGAAAGAGGGCCTggatcttctcttcaacactACAACCGGCGCCGGCCTATCCATCATCCGGAACAAAATCGGCTGCGATGACTCCAACTCCATCACGAGCACCAACACCGACAACCCCGCGAAGCAGCCTGTTTTCCATTttgacggcgatgatgatggccaGGTATGGTTCAGCAAACAGGCCATGAGCTATGGTGTAGAGACTATCTACGCCAATGCCTGGTCTGCGCCTCTATACATGAAGTCAGCCAAGAGTATGGGTCGTCTCTGCGGTACACCTGGTGTGTCATGCGCATCTGGAGATTGGAGACATCGTTACGTTCAGATAATAGTCGAATACCTCTCATATTACAAGGAGGCTGGCATCCCTGTATCGCACGTTGGCTTCCTTAATGAGGGCGATGGCTCGGACTTTATGCTCTCATCTGCCGAGCAGGCTGCAGTTGTCATTCCTCTTCTGCACAGTGCTTTGAATTCCAAGGGACTTGGTGATATCAAGATGACGTGCTGTGACAACATCGGTTGGAAGTCGCAGATGGAGTACACCGCGAAGCTGGCTGAGCTTGGGGTGGAGAGCTATCTGTCTGTCATCACCTCGCACGAGTACTCCAGCAGCCCTGACCAGCCTATGAACACTACTTTGCCAACTTGGATGTCCGAGGGAGCTGCCAATGACCAGGCGTTTGCCACTGCTTGGTACGTCAACGGAGGTTCCAACGAAGGCTTCACGTGGGCAGTCAAGATCGCGCAAGGTATCGTCAATGCTGATCTTTCGGCCTATATCTACTGGGAGGGCGTTGAGACTAACAACCGAGGGTCTCTTTCTCATGTCATCGACACGGATGGCACCAAGTTTACCATATCCTCGATTCTCTGGGCTATTGCTCACTGGTCGCGCCACATTCGCCCTGGCGCACATAGGCTTTCAACTTCAGGTGTTGTTCAAGATACTATCGTTGGTGCGTTTGAAAACGTGGATGGGAGTGTCGTCTTGGTGCTTACCAACACGGGCACTACTGCTCAGACAGTCGACCTGGGCGTTACAGGAAGTACTTTCTCAACAGCTGAGGCTTTCACTTCGGATGCTGAGGCACAGATGGTAAATACCAAGGTGACTGTGTCCGACAATCGTGTCAAGGTTACAGTCCCGGTGCACGGTGTTGTCACTGTGAAGCTCACAACCGCAAAGAGCTCGAATCCGGTGTCAACTGCTATTTCTTTGCAATCTGTTCCCACTCCCGCTAGTGATGAGCACAGCTCGGTTCGCCAAAAGccgacttcaacaacacTCTCGATCGTCAGAGCTCCAACCCACGCTCAGGCTACCTCTGTAGTCGAGTCCGCCAAGGCGACAAAATACCCCGCGCCGGCCGTAACGCCCAAGAGTTCCAAGAAGAGCGCTGCGAAGAAGGATTCCCACCGATCGCACAGCACGCATGTTGCCGCTCATCGTCGATGTGGTCATGGTAGTCACCGTCGTGGTCATTGCACCAAGTAG